A genomic segment from Amia ocellicauda isolate fAmiCal2 chromosome 13, fAmiCal2.hap1, whole genome shotgun sequence encodes:
- the sgcb gene encoding beta-sarcoglycan, translating into MASEQESSNGPVKRSMREKAIERRSINKEHNSNFKAGYVPIEEERLHKTGLRGRKGNLAICIIVVLFLLALINLIITLVIWTVIRIGPNGCDSMEFHDSGLLRFKQKSDMGVVHPLHKSTVGGRKNENLVITGNNQPVVFQQGTTKLSVEKEKTSITSDIGMTFVDPRTQTTFFSTDFDNHEFHLPKGVKILNVQKASTERITSNASSDLTIKVDGKAIIRGNEGVFIMGKTVEFRMGGDIELRAENSIILNGSVMVSPSRIPNSSTGGELFFDEGMERYKLCMCADGTLFRVQVKNKNMGCQTSDNPCGVAH; encoded by the exons ATGGCGTCCGAGCAG GAAAGCTCCAACGGTCCTGTGAAGAGGTCCATGCGAGAGAAGGCCATAGAGCGCAGGAGCATTAACAAGGAGCACAATAGTAACTTCAAGGCTGGCTATGTGCCCATCGAGGAGGAGAGGCTGCACAAGACTGGCCTGAGGGGCAGGAAAGGCAACCTGGCCATCTGCATCATCGTCGTCCTCTTCCTGTTGGCTCTCATCAACTTGATT ATCACGCTCGTGATTTGGACAGTGATTCGCATCGGCCCCAACGGCTGTGACAGTATGGAGTTCCACGACAGCGGCCTACTGAGGTTTAAGCAGAAGTCTGACATGGGCGTGGTGCACCCCCTGCACAAGAGCACCGTGGGGGGCAGGAAGAACGAGAACCTCGTCATCACAGGGAACAACCAGCCG GTGGTTTTTCAGCAAGGAACCACTAAGCTGAGCGTGGAGAAAGAGAAGACCTCCATCACCAGTGATATCGGGATGACGTTTGTGGACCCTCGGACCCAGACGACGTTCTTCAGCACAGACTTCGACAACCATGAGTTCCACCTGCCCAAGGGGGTTAAGATACTCAACGTGCAGAAGGCCTCTACTGAGAGG ATCACAAGCAATGCCTCCAGTGACCTCACCATTAAAGTCGACGGCAAAGCCATTATTCGTGGCAATGAAGGCGTGTTCATCATGGGAAAAACTGTCGAGTTTAGAATGGGAGGAGATATAGAGCTAAGGGCT GAGAACAGCATTATCCTGAACGGCTCCGTCATGGTCAGCCCATCTCGAATCCCCAACTCTTCCACCGGGGGGGAGCTGTTCTTTGACGAGGGCATGGAGCGCTACAAGCTCTGCATGTGTGCGGACGGGACTCTGTTCAGGGTTCAggtgaaaaacaagaacatggGCTGCCAGACCTCGGACAACCCATGTGGAGTGGCTCACTGA
- the spata18 gene encoding mitochondria-eating protein, whose product MADTLRRLASTAPYSLLQDKLESWYKDYHLISCDQNLNRCCELVELTSKIQGQLFTILNLTAREGGHYAGVETLKSRLLPWLGSCFTMASSGVTSNTSLNLIQESMEKEKKIRELSQSHEHEIQKMESQLNSTRYQLDSVKQELEDAQFELDDTKNKSATTLLATEDEILQLKAELQAACDQADLYKRKVDVLDDYERQIRMLKEEVSFLTAEKSLLQDRLTRSRSPSPLPRRSRSPSPLLRSDSPTRAQLTNSSRHARLVSRFSDLYTTERLEAQSLLRRYIEDLEMVQRIIFIATVESFHAAKMAFRQFKLRVRKTLSPTHMGPESLDDAVVDYIVRNLDLYDVQSSVNEVISAMNVNPKISFPPEIDFILIGSFIREVCRVAFSMQTLEPPLDLAFTTDGELYSDSKYRRSFDSEYTAPLVAYHVWPTLMEGDTVIVKGEAVTKRGALWSPRRSRSRSSSPLRSRTGSPCRTLGSSRSRSPSPGRLSPSRL is encoded by the exons ATGGCTGACACACTGAGGAGACTGGCGAGCACCGCTCCGTACTCTCTTCTGCAAGACAAACTTGAATCCTGGTACAAAGATTATCAT CTCATCTCCTGTGACCAAAATTTGAACCGGTGCTGTGAGCTGGTGGAACTCACCTCAAAGATTCAGGGACAGCTATTCACCATCCTGAACCTCACTGCCAGAGAAG GCGGGCATTATGCGGGGGTTGAAACACTGAAATCTCGTCTCTTGCCGTGGCTGGGCTCTTGTTTCACTATGGCCTCTTCTGGAGTGACCTCGAATACCAGCCTTAATCTGATCCAG GAATCaatggagaaagaaaagaagataAGAGAGCTTTCTCAATCCCACGAACATGAAATACAAAAGATGGAATCACAGCTGAATTCGACACGTTATCAGCTGGACTCTGTAAAGCAGGA ATTGGAAGATGCTCAATTTGAACTTGATGATACCAAAAATAAGTCAGCAACGACACTACTAGCTACAGAGGATGAAATACTTCAGCTCAAAGCCGA GCTGCAAGCGGCGTGTGATCAGGCTGACCTGTACAAGCGGAAGGTAGATGTGCTGGATGACTACGAGAGACAGATCCGCATGCTGAAGGAAGAGGTGTCCTTTCTGACTGCGGAGAAGTCATTGCTGCAGGACAG GCTGACACGGAGCCGCTCCCCCAGCCCCTTGCCTCGCCGCAGCCGCTCCCCCAGCCCCCTGCTGAGGAGCGACTCCCCGACCCGAGCCCAGCTCACCAACTCCTCTCGGCACGCTCGCCTGGTCTCGCGTTTCAGTGACCTGTACACCACCGAGCGCCTGGAGGCCCAGAGCCTCCTCCGCCGCTACATAGAGGACCTGGAGATGGTGCAGAGGATCATATTCATCGCCACTGTG GAGTCCTTCCATGCTGCTAAGATGGCCTTCAGACAGTTCAAACTGCGAGTGAGGAAgactctctctcccacacacatGGGCCCAGAGTCACTGGATGATGCTGTGGTGGACTACATTGTTAGAAATCTGGACCTCTATGACGTGCAGTCCAGTGTCAAT GAGGTGATCAGCGCCATGAACGTGAATCCCAAGATCTCCTTCCCCCCAGAGATTGATTTCATCCTCATCGGCAGCTTCATCCGTGAAGTGTGTCGTGTGGCCTTTTCCATGCAGACCCTGGAGCCCCCCCTGGACCTGGCCTTCACCACAGATGGAGAGCTGTACAGCGACAGCAA GTATCGGCGCAGTTTTGACTCGGAGTACACGGCTCCGTTGGTGGCATACCACGTGTGGCCGACGCTGATGGAGGGAGACACTGTCATAGTAAAAGGAGAGGCCGTTACCAAGAGGGGAGCTCTA TGGTCCCCTCGAAGAAGCCGAAGCAGGAGCTCCAGTCCTCTGCGTTCCCGCACTGGCAGTCCCTGCCGGACCCTA GGCTCCAGTCGCAGCCGCAGTCCCTCACCAGGCCGCCTGTCCCCCAGCCGTCTCTAA
- the LOC136767000 gene encoding interferon alpha/beta receptor 1b — protein MARLSCSLALLCLYGVLLTMGVWAQPCNLTLSSLDLHSVLQWDCPGLPPNTRYTVQTMKVSQGMWQDVEGCSNVSTSFCDLSPAFSKTDQLYFTRIRGVWAGGDTDWTQSPLQFHPERDTALSPPILSVSVQGEAVSVSVTLRCSPYQRKRRSKCLSVPSVLSTTTISISLYRDEPSPVVLKTVSLRKPWKYTFKDLLPGQRYCVIVSISTYKHSSSTAPHCVSIAGTVPAWLKLTAVLSALLLAVFVAAVFLKMRLPKAPLPRPLEMLHEGFPGGLCPGVEGGEEQWDRLSILSLSMSHCSPTQCQLAPATLTHENPTYHSNGIPQDSRDSEGYWVGGGSLGAPEESSCGPDYSPTLPQCMLAFSSGLYSTAVAFETPCPSQTDGTVEAEMPQAASRPLLCGGGDQDIPLHTVRLRAGAEADWQSNDWSPLVQLPLGLGSGVWPMVRDTEVQGADDRSPLSKIEDSDLGDQKAFPTSLFCHQILSSEKALCHPGHTPDSPPISRNLYHACPPEVPPLTFTWTVQNREIEDSSGSLPGNAACETWPPQGTLSLNSLLHWSPNTGASESIDSPEHWSTTDMYRVDSGGQVNTDEEKL, from the exons ATGGCCCGGCTGTCCTGCTCCCTGGCTTTGCTGTGTCTCTATGGAGTGCTGCTCACAATGG GTGTCTGGGCCCAACCCTGCAACCTGACCCTGTCCTCTCTGGACCTGCACAGTGTCCTGCAGTGGGACTGTCCTGGCTTGCCCCCTAACACACGCTATACTGTGCAGACTATGAAAGTAAG TCAGGGGATGTGGCAAGACGTTGAGGGCTGTTCGAATGTCTCCACCTCTTTCTGTGACCTCTCTCCTGCCTTCTCCAAAACTGACCAGCTCTACTTCACACGGATCAGAGGAGTCTGGGCTGGAGGAGACACCGACTGGACTCAGAGTCCCTTGCAATTCCACCCTGAAAGAGaca CGGCCCTCAGTCCGCCCatcctctctgtgtctgtgcagggAGAGgcggtgagtgtgagtgtgaccCTGCGCTGCTCACCGTACCAGAGAAAGCGACGCtcaaagtgtctcagtgtcccaTCCGTCCTCTCCACAACGACCATCTCCATCAGTTTGTACAGAGATGAGCCATCACCTGTTGTACTAAAG ACGGTGAGTCTCCGTAAGCCATGGAAATACACGTTTAAGGATCTGCTTCCAGGACAGCGCTACTGTGTGATCGTCAGTATCTCCACTTATAAACATAGCTCCTCCACAGCACCACACTGCGTCTCCATCGCTGGTACAG TGCCAGCATGGTTGAAGCTGACAGCTGTGTTGTCTGCACTACTCCTGGCCGTATTCGTGGCAGCCGTCTTCCTCAAGATGAGATTACCAAAGGCACCCCTCCCCCGGCCACTG GAGATGTTGCATGAGGGGTTTCCTGGGGGGCTGTGTCCAGGGGTGGAAGGAGGGGAGGAGCAGTGGGACCGGCTGTCCATCCTCTCACTATCTATGTCCCACTGCAGCCCCACGCAGTGCCAGCTGGCCCCCGCCACCTTGACACACGAGAACCCCACTTACCACAGCAACGGCATCCCCCAGGACTCCAGGGACAGCGAGGGATACTGGGTAGGGGGGGGATCCCTGGGGGCTCCAGAGGAATCGTCTTGTGGGCCTGACTATTCCCCAACTCTGCCCCAATGCATGCTGGCCTTTTCCTCTGGCTTGTACAGCACAGCCGTGGCCTTTGAGACACCGTGCCCCTCCCAGACTGACGGCACAGTGGAGGCAGAGATGCCACAAGCAGCCTCACGTCCTCTCCTGTGTGGGGGAGGGGACCAGGACATACCACTACACACGGTGAGGCTGAGGGCTGGTGCAGAGGCAGATTGGCAGAGTAATGACTGGAGCCCTTTGGTCCAGCTCCCTCTGGGGCTGGGCAGTGGGGTTTGGCCAATGGTGAGGGACACTGAAGTTCAGGGGGCAGATGATAGGTCTCCCCTGTCCAAGATTGAGGACAGTGACCTGGGTGACCAAAAGGCATTTCCAACATCCCTGTTCTGTCACCAGATACTCTCTTCAGAGAAGGCGCTCTGCCACCCTGGACATACCCCAGATTCTCCTCCTATTTCCAGGAACTTGTATCATGCCTGTCCCCCCGAGGTCCCTCCACTGACATTCACCTGGACTGTACAAAACCGTGAGATTGAAGACAGTTCTGGATCCTTACCTGGGAATGCTGCTTGTGAGACGTGGCCCCCTCAAGGCACTCTCAGTCTGAACAGCCTGCTGCACTGGAGCCCAAACACAGGGGCCTCTGAGTCAATAGACTCGCCAGAGCACTGGAGCACAACGGACATGTACAGGGTAGACTcgggaggccaagtcaacacagATGAAGAGAAGCTTTAG